Genomic DNA from Prunus persica cultivar Lovell chromosome G1, Prunus_persica_NCBIv2, whole genome shotgun sequence:
GAATCGGTGAGTGATGCCGAAAAAGTTGTTGAAACAATGGCGGTTTTGGGTGTTCGGCCTGACGAATCgagttttggttttcttgcTTATTTGTATGCATTGAAGGGTCTTGAGGAAAAGATAACTGAGCTAGAGGGACTGATGGGTGGGTTTggtttttcaaataaaaggGTGTTTCAGAGTAATTTGATTAATGGCTATGTTAAGTCAGGCAAATTAGAATCTGTTTCAGCAACTATTCTGCGTATTCTCAGAGAAGGAGATGGAGATTTTTTGAATCTGGGTGAAGAAACTTATTGTGAAGTTGTCAAAGGATATCTTATGAGTGCAAGTGTGAAAGAGTTGGCGACTTTGATCATTGAAGCTCAAAAGTTAGAGTCTTCAACAGTCGTGGTAGATAGATCAGTTGGGTATGGTATTGTTAATGCTTGTGTTCATATTGGATTATCAGATAAGGCACACGGCATTCTTGATGAAATGAATGCTCAGGGAGGTTCCTTGGGGCTTGGTGTGTATGTGCCAATTTTGAAGGCTTATTGCAAAGAGCATAGAACTGCTGAAGCCACTCAACTGGTCATGGATGTTAGTAATTCTGGGCTTCAGTTAGATACGGGGACATATGATGCTCTAATAGAATCATCGATGTCAAGTCAAGATTTTCAATCGGCTTTTTCTTTGTATAGGGACATGAGGGAAGCAAGAATATCTGACTTAAAGGGGAGTTACTTAACAATAATGACAGGTTTAATGGAGAATCATAGGCCAGAGTTAATGGCTGCCTTCTTAGATGAGGTTGTTGAGGATCCTCGAATTGAAGTGGGTACCCATGACTGGAATTCCATTATTCATGCCTTTTGTAAAGCTGGGCGTCTAGAAGATGCGAGGAGGACTTTTAGAAGGATGATATTCTTGCAGCATAAGCCTAATGAACAGACATATTTATCGTTAATTAGTGGGTATGTTTCTGTGGAGAAATATTTCTGTGTTCTGATGCTATGGCATGAGGTGAAGAGAAATGTTTCAGTTGATGGAGAAAAGGGGATTAAATTTGACCACAACATGGTTGATGCATTCCTATATGCTCTTGTTAAGGGAGGCTTTTTTGATGCAGTAATGCAAGTTGTTGAGAAATCTCAAGAGATGAAAGTCTTTGTGGATAAGTGGAGGTACAAACAGGCATTCATGGAAACCCATAAGAAGCTTAAAGTGTCAAAGTTGAGAAAGAGGAATTTCAGGAAAATGGAAGCACTTGTTGCTTTCAAGAATTGGGCTGGTCTGAATGCATGAATTTAGGTGCTTCTGGGAGCAAAGTTTGTCAATTTGAGCTTCTGCTCCCAGCACTAATTacatttcaataattcaaaatgGCAATGAGGTGGAGGTGTATGGCCTGTAGGCTAAAGTCAAGCACATGAAATTCACATTGCTGGAGGCTTTTGTTGCAGAGTGTGTTTGCTGGCAACTTTCAGATGCATGTGATAAGAAGATCGTTTCGAATGTGAAAGCTCTTATGACTTTATAGGGGTGATGTGAACCATAGGTCTGACGATCATATTTACTTGAAAGTGTTGTATAATTGTCGCAAATCACAAGAGTTCCAAAGTTTGACAATCACAAGTTGAGCACAGTGAAAAGAAAGATGGGGCCTAACCAGGTTCTGTATCCTGGCTACAACTAAAGTAGTTGGTATTGGGGAAGATTAACTTGAGAATTCACTGAGCTATAGCTTTTCTTATTTGTCAGTTGGGTTTCTCTTGGGTTGTTGAATAAAGAGCCAAGCAAACCTCATCATAGTTTGCAGGTCGTGACTGATGCAGTGGAATGAAGAGCTGCTTGGTTTCCAAGTACATACAATGTCACCATTTTTTTCCGCCAAAATCATTTAGATTTCTGTAAATTTTAATCAATAATGGCTGAATATTAATACAAAGTAATCTGATTCTGATTGTAAGCAATCAATGAACAGTTTAAATTCATTCTTGCTTTGATTTGTTGCAGTTTGATATGCATCCAATAATATTGGATTTGCACTTTGAGCTGGGACTTGGGCCGCTCCAAACCTTCAGGTAGCAAGTGTAGAAGGTTGTTAAATCTAAAGCCATCATCCTTGGTAGGACTAACATACCAGAAAGTAACAATTAATTGTGATGGATCAGTGGGCTGAAACAGAAACCTGTTTCATACTCAAGCACCTTCGCTTTTACTATTATGGAGTTgatttctctccttttctgaATCCTTTTGAAAATGCATATTGCTTTATAG
This window encodes:
- the LOC18790772 gene encoding pentatricopeptide repeat-containing protein At1g69290, which encodes MWRKALTLLPHRPFSSTPEIPTLYSFLQPSVFALKRDLPPSQKSHSDLPTPPPKTLAPDHITTLEATLHKSLITHNTDEAWKSFKTLTGSSAFPSKSLTNSLITHLSSLGDIHNLKRAFATVVYVVEKNPGFLDFETVGTLLDAMKCANTAAPAFALIKSVFKNRFFLPFSVWGNVLIEISRKNGNFVAFLRVFEENCRIALDEKLESMKPDLAACNAALEGCCRELESVSDAEKVVETMAVLGVRPDESSFGFLAYLYALKGLEEKITELEGLMGGFGFSNKRVFQSNLINGYVKSGKLESVSATILRILREGDGDFLNLGEETYCEVVKGYLMSASVKELATLIIEAQKLESSTVVVDRSVGYGIVNACVHIGLSDKAHGILDEMNAQGGSLGLGVYVPILKAYCKEHRTAEATQLVMDVSNSGLQLDTGTYDALIESSMSSQDFQSAFSLYRDMREARISDLKGSYLTIMTGLMENHRPELMAAFLDEVVEDPRIEVGTHDWNSIIHAFCKAGRLEDARRTFRRMIFLQHKPNEQTYLSLISGYVSVEKYFCVLMLWHEVKRNVSVDGEKGIKFDHNMVDAFLYALVKGGFFDAVMQVVEKSQEMKVFVDKWRYKQAFMETHKKLKVSKLRKRNFRKMEALVAFKNWAGLNA